A DNA window from Streptomyces sp. CA-278952 contains the following coding sequences:
- a CDS encoding isochorismatase family protein, with protein sequence MHRALIVVDVQNDFCEGGSLAVAGGADVAAAITDLIGDAQPGYRHVVATRDHHIDPGDHFSPSPDFEHSWPVHCVAGTEGVGFHPNFAPAVASGAIDTVFDKGAYAAAYSGFEGSDENGIGLAQWLRDRDVTEVDVVGIATDHCVRATALDAAREGFVTQVLLDLTAGVSGATTERALTQMRTAGVKLSGTPVVTP encoded by the coding sequence ATGCACCGCGCATTGATCGTCGTGGACGTTCAGAACGACTTCTGCGAGGGCGGCAGCCTCGCGGTGGCGGGCGGTGCCGACGTCGCCGCCGCCATCACCGACCTGATCGGCGACGCCCAGCCCGGCTACCGCCACGTGGTGGCCACCCGCGACCACCACATCGACCCGGGCGACCACTTCTCGCCCAGCCCGGACTTCGAGCACTCCTGGCCGGTGCACTGCGTCGCCGGTACGGAGGGGGTCGGCTTCCACCCGAACTTCGCGCCCGCCGTCGCCTCCGGCGCGATCGACACGGTGTTCGACAAGGGGGCGTACGCGGCCGCGTACAGCGGGTTCGAGGGCTCCGACGAGAACGGCATCGGACTCGCCCAGTGGCTGCGCGACCGGGACGTCACCGAGGTCGACGTCGTCGGCATCGCCACCGATCACTGCGTGCGGGCCACCGCGCTGGACGCGGCCCGCGAGGGCTTCGTCACGCAGGTGCTGCTCGACCTGACCGCGGGCGTGTCCGGGGCGACCACGGAACGGGCCCTGACCCAGATGCGCACGGCGGGCGTGAAGCTCTCCGGAA
- a CDS encoding nicotinate phosphoribosyltransferase produces MNSADLGRRVGVPSTALFTDQYELTMVQAALKAGTADRHSVFEAFTRRLPEGRRYGVVAGTGRVLDAVENFHFDDEMIGFLRQRKIVDEPTLEWLAGYRFNGDIWGYPEGEVYFPGSPILRVEGSFAECVLLETVILSILNHDSAIAAAASRMSAAAGGRRLIEMGARRTHELSAVASARAAYVGGFDATSDLAAGFRWAIPTVGTSAHSFTLLHDTERDAFRAQVDSLGRGTTLLVDTYDVNEAVRAAVEIAGPELGAVRIDSGDLLLVAHRVRQQLDELGATETKIVVTSDLDEYAIASLAAAPVDAYGVGTQLVTGSGHPTCSMVYKLVARAGSAEPDAPLVPVAKKSLGAKSSKGGRKWAARRTDANGVAEAEVIGTGPVPEELAGRQLLVELVRGGEVLAREPLEAIRERHVAARGGLPMSAIQLSRGEPVIPTEYA; encoded by the coding sequence ATGAACTCAGCGGACCTCGGGCGACGGGTCGGCGTTCCGTCGACCGCGCTCTTCACCGACCAGTACGAGCTGACCATGGTGCAGGCGGCCCTCAAGGCCGGCACCGCCGACCGGCACTCGGTCTTCGAGGCGTTCACCCGCCGGCTGCCCGAGGGGCGGCGCTACGGAGTCGTCGCGGGCACCGGCCGGGTGCTGGACGCGGTGGAGAACTTCCACTTCGACGACGAGATGATCGGCTTCCTGCGGCAGCGGAAGATCGTCGACGAGCCCACCCTCGAATGGCTGGCCGGCTACCGCTTCAACGGCGACATCTGGGGCTACCCGGAGGGCGAGGTCTACTTCCCCGGCTCCCCGATCCTGCGGGTGGAGGGCTCCTTCGCCGAGTGCGTGCTGCTGGAGACGGTGATCCTCTCCATCCTCAACCACGACTCCGCCATCGCCGCCGCCGCCTCACGGATGTCGGCCGCCGCCGGGGGCCGCCGGCTGATCGAGATGGGCGCGCGCCGCACCCACGAGCTCTCCGCGGTCGCCTCGGCCCGCGCCGCGTACGTCGGCGGCTTCGACGCCACCTCCGACCTGGCGGCCGGCTTCCGCTGGGCGATCCCGACCGTCGGCACGAGCGCGCACTCCTTCACCCTGCTGCACGACACCGAGCGCGACGCGTTCCGGGCGCAGGTGGACTCGCTGGGACGGGGGACGACGCTGCTGGTCGACACGTACGACGTGAACGAGGCGGTCCGGGCGGCCGTCGAGATCGCGGGGCCCGAGCTGGGCGCCGTACGGATCGACTCCGGGGACCTGCTCCTGGTCGCGCACCGGGTGCGGCAGCAGCTGGACGAGCTGGGGGCGACGGAGACGAAGATCGTGGTGACCTCGGACCTGGACGAGTACGCCATCGCCTCGCTGGCCGCCGCGCCGGTGGACGCGTACGGGGTCGGCACCCAGCTGGTCACCGGGAGCGGGCATCCCACCTGCTCCATGGTCTACAAGCTGGTGGCCCGCGCCGGCTCGGCGGAGCCGGACGCTCCGCTGGTGCCGGTGGCGAAGAAGTCGCTCGGGGCGAAGTCGTCGAAGGGCGGTCGCAAGTGGGCCGCCCGCCGGACCGACGCGAACGGCGTCGCCGAGGCCGAGGTGATCGGCACCGGTCCGGTCCCCGAGGAGCTGGCCGGCCGGCAGCTGCTGGTGGAGCTGGTGCGCGGTGGCGAGGTGCTTGCGCGGGAGCCCCTGGAGGCCATTCGGGAGCGGCACGTGGCCGCGCGCGGGGGGCTGCCGATGTCGGCGATCCAGCTGTCCCGGGGCGAGCCGGTGATCCCGACCGAGTACGCCTGA
- the clpS gene encoding ATP-dependent Clp protease adapter ClpS: MGQVSVATPLEIERPDSAEETFAVPEPDVPWVTLVHNDPVNLMSYVTYVFQAYFGYPKDKAHRLMMDVHQKGRAVVSSGSREEMERDVQAMHGYGLWATLTQDRN, encoded by the coding sequence ATGGGACAGGTGAGCGTTGCTACCCCGCTAGAGATCGAACGTCCCGATTCGGCCGAGGAGACCTTCGCGGTCCCCGAGCCGGACGTCCCGTGGGTGACGCTCGTCCACAATGACCCGGTCAACCTGATGAGCTACGTGACCTACGTCTTCCAGGCCTACTTCGGCTACCCGAAGGACAAGGCCCACCGGCTCATGATGGACGTGCACCAGAAGGGCCGCGCCGTCGTCTCCAGCGGGAGCCGCGAGGAGATGGAACGCGACGTCCAGGCCATGCACGGATACGGACTGTGGGCCACCCTCACCCAGGACCGCAACTAG
- a CDS encoding DUF2017 domain-containing protein translates to MAGHFEATPGGGAAVALDEVEISILRSLAVQLLELIGPGETPADGEDPLAALFAEGPSKPPSDPALARLFPDAYGGPGRPAEGGKPEEELRELSSEFRRFTENDLRSGKREDAVTVVRTLDALSPSGDGGAVLTLTGDECRSWLRSLNDLRLTIGTRLEVSDEDEGGEGSLYRLPDADPRKPMVMAYLWLGALQETLVESLMP, encoded by the coding sequence ATGGCCGGCCATTTCGAGGCCACCCCAGGCGGCGGCGCGGCCGTCGCGCTCGACGAGGTCGAGATCTCCATCCTGCGCTCCCTCGCCGTCCAGCTGCTCGAACTGATCGGCCCCGGCGAGACGCCCGCCGACGGCGAGGACCCGCTCGCCGCTCTCTTCGCCGAGGGCCCCAGCAAGCCGCCGTCCGACCCGGCGCTCGCCCGGCTCTTCCCCGACGCCTACGGCGGCCCCGGCCGACCCGCCGAGGGCGGAAAGCCGGAGGAGGAGCTCCGCGAGCTGTCCTCCGAGTTCCGCCGCTTCACCGAGAACGACCTGCGCTCCGGCAAGCGCGAGGACGCCGTCACCGTCGTCCGCACCCTGGACGCGCTCTCGCCCTCCGGGGACGGCGGCGCCGTCCTCACCCTCACCGGCGACGAGTGCCGCAGCTGGCTGCGCTCCCTCAACGACCTGCGCCTGACCATCGGCACCCGGCTGGAGGTCTCCGACGAGGACGAGGGAGGCGAGGGCTCGCTCTACCGGCTCCCCGACGCCGATCCGCGCAAGCCGATGGTGATGGCCTACCTCTGGCTCGGCGCACTCCAGGAAACGCTCGTCGAATCGCTCATGCCGTAA
- a CDS encoding amino acid permease → MTSAQVDEGQADKGRPGGDAGDSGTSGEGYQRGLGARQIQMIAIGGAIGTGLFLGAGKAIDRAGPSLILAYAIAGLVIFFIMRALGELLMYRPVSGSFSEYAREFLGPFFGFVTGWTYWLFWVVTGITEVTAAATYMTYWWNIPQWLSALVFTVILYGANLISVKLFGELEFWFSMVKVTAIIGMILICAGVLTVGFSDAGDTATVANLWNDGGFFPSGITGTLMTLQIVMFAFLAVELVGVTAGESKDPETVLPKAINTVPWRIAVFYVGALIMILSVVPWSTFKPGVSPFVKAFEEMGFSVGAAIVNFVVLTAALSSCNSGMYSTGRMLRDLALNGQGPRAFTKLTKNGLPLVGTTFSAALMLVGVGINYQWPGEAFNYVVSFATISGMWAWIMILCSQIRYRRMADAGLLPQSSFKAPGAPYTSWFALLFIGMVIVMMAIDKDARISLYCAPLWALILFVSYRVLQSRTPERTTAGTP, encoded by the coding sequence ATGACATCGGCGCAGGTCGACGAGGGACAGGCCGACAAGGGCCGGCCCGGCGGCGACGCCGGGGATTCCGGGACCAGTGGCGAGGGATACCAGCGCGGGCTGGGCGCTCGTCAGATTCAGATGATCGCCATCGGCGGAGCCATCGGCACCGGGCTCTTCCTCGGCGCGGGCAAAGCCATCGACCGGGCCGGACCGAGCCTCATCCTGGCCTACGCCATCGCGGGCCTGGTCATCTTCTTCATCATGCGGGCCCTGGGCGAACTCCTCATGTACCGCCCGGTCTCCGGCTCCTTCTCGGAGTACGCCCGGGAATTCCTCGGCCCGTTCTTCGGATTCGTCACCGGCTGGACCTACTGGCTCTTCTGGGTCGTCACCGGAATCACCGAAGTCACCGCCGCCGCCACCTATATGACGTACTGGTGGAACATTCCGCAGTGGCTGTCCGCCCTGGTCTTCACCGTCATTCTGTACGGCGCCAACCTGATCTCCGTGAAGCTCTTCGGTGAGCTGGAGTTCTGGTTCTCCATGGTCAAGGTCACCGCGATCATCGGCATGATCCTGATCTGCGCGGGCGTCCTCACCGTCGGATTCTCCGACGCCGGCGACACCGCCACCGTCGCCAACCTCTGGAACGACGGCGGCTTCTTCCCCAGCGGCATCACCGGCACGCTCATGACGCTCCAGATCGTCATGTTCGCCTTCCTCGCCGTGGAACTCGTCGGTGTCACCGCAGGGGAGTCCAAGGACCCCGAGACCGTGCTGCCCAAGGCCATCAACACCGTGCCCTGGCGCATCGCCGTCTTCTACGTCGGCGCGCTGATCATGATCCTCTCGGTCGTGCCGTGGTCCACCTTCAAGCCCGGCGTCTCCCCGTTCGTGAAGGCCTTCGAGGAGATGGGGTTCAGCGTCGGCGCAGCCATCGTCAACTTCGTCGTCCTCACCGCCGCGCTCTCCTCCTGCAACTCCGGCATGTACTCCACCGGCCGCATGCTCCGCGACCTCGCCCTCAACGGCCAGGGCCCCCGCGCCTTCACCAAGCTGACGAAGAACGGCCTGCCGCTGGTCGGCACCACGTTCTCCGCCGCCCTGATGCTCGTCGGTGTGGGGATCAACTACCAGTGGCCGGGCGAGGCGTTCAACTACGTCGTCTCCTTCGCCACCATCTCCGGCATGTGGGCCTGGATCATGATCCTGTGCAGCCAGATCCGCTACCGCCGCATGGCCGACGCCGGTCTGCTCCCGCAGTCCTCGTTCAAGGCCCCCGGAGCCCCGTACACGAGCTGGTTCGCGCTCCTGTTCATCGGGATGGTCATCGTGATGATGGCGATCGACAAGGACGCCAGGATCTCGCTCTACTGCGCACCGCTGTGGGCGCTCATCCTCTTCGTCTCCTACCGGGTGCTCCAGTCGCGCACCCCGGAGAGGACCACCGCCGGCACCCCCTGA
- a CDS encoding M67 family metallopeptidase: MLTITQTLYDQIVAHSRADHPDEACGVVAGPAGTDRPERFIPMLNAARSPTFYEFDSADLLKLYREMDDRDEEPVIVYHSHTATEAYPSRTDVTYANEPGAHYVLVSTADTDDAGPFQFRSYRIVDGEITEEDVRIVEAY, translated from the coding sequence ATGCTGACCATCACCCAGACGCTCTACGACCAGATCGTCGCCCACTCCCGCGCCGACCACCCCGACGAGGCGTGCGGAGTGGTCGCGGGCCCGGCCGGGACGGACCGCCCCGAGCGCTTCATCCCGATGCTCAACGCCGCCCGCTCGCCCACGTTCTACGAGTTCGACTCGGCCGACCTCCTCAAGCTCTACCGCGAGATGGACGACCGCGACGAGGAGCCCGTGATCGTCTACCACTCGCACACGGCGACCGAGGCCTACCCCTCCCGCACCGACGTCACCTACGCCAACGAACCCGGCGCCCACTACGTCCTGGTCTCCACCGCCGACACCGACGACGCCGGACCCTTCCAGTTCCGCTCGTACCGCATCGTGGACGGCGAGATCACCGAGGAAGACGTGCGGATCGTCGAGGCGTACTGA
- a CDS encoding ABC transporter substrate-binding protein, which produces MSRRTPALIAAAVLLPLALTACSTTPDGDAATGDKAAAKSDGFPYTVKNCGVTTTFKAPPKRVVTMNQHVTEIMLELGLKKSLVGTAYLDDQVLPKYKEDYASVPVIAKEYPSYEQVLAANPDFVYGGYSSAFAAGDGRSRQALEKSGIESRLNTESCTKGDQPMDTLYEEIRQVGRTFGVPDRAEAWIKQAEADNAATAEKLAGLKPLSVFVYDSGDKTAFTAGGEGIGNELIERAGGTNVFADLDKPFGDASWENVVARKPEAIVIYDYGATTVEQKKKRLLTDPALADVPAVKNQRFAVMPLSDAVLGVRAPAAIDKLAAQLHPGATTP; this is translated from the coding sequence ATGTCCCGGCGCACCCCCGCGCTCATAGCCGCCGCCGTGCTGCTCCCGCTCGCTCTCACCGCCTGCTCCACCACCCCGGACGGCGACGCCGCCACCGGGGACAAGGCCGCGGCCAAGAGCGACGGATTCCCGTACACCGTGAAGAACTGCGGTGTCACCACCACGTTCAAGGCCCCGCCGAAACGCGTCGTCACCATGAACCAGCACGTCACCGAGATCATGCTGGAACTGGGCCTGAAGAAGTCCCTCGTCGGCACCGCCTACCTCGACGACCAGGTCCTGCCGAAGTACAAAGAGGACTACGCGTCCGTCCCGGTCATCGCCAAGGAGTACCCCTCCTACGAGCAGGTCCTCGCCGCCAACCCCGACTTCGTCTACGGCGGCTACAGCAGCGCCTTCGCCGCCGGCGACGGCCGCAGCCGGCAGGCCCTGGAGAAGTCCGGCATCGAGAGCCGGCTCAACACCGAGAGCTGCACCAAGGGCGACCAGCCCATGGACACCCTCTACGAGGAGATCCGCCAGGTCGGCCGCACCTTCGGCGTCCCCGACCGCGCCGAGGCCTGGATCAAGCAGGCCGAGGCCGACAACGCCGCCACCGCCGAGAAGCTCGCCGGCCTGAAGCCCCTCTCCGTCTTCGTCTACGACAGCGGCGACAAGACCGCCTTCACCGCGGGCGGCGAAGGCATCGGCAACGAACTGATCGAGCGGGCCGGCGGCACCAACGTCTTCGCCGACCTCGACAAGCCCTTCGGCGACGCCTCCTGGGAGAACGTCGTCGCCCGCAAGCCCGAAGCCATCGTGATCTACGACTACGGGGCCACCACCGTCGAACAGAAGAAGAAGCGACTCCTCACCGACCCGGCCCTCGCCGACGTCCCCGCCGTCAAGAACCAGCGCTTCGCCGTCATGCCGCTCTCCGACGCCGTCCTCGGCGTCCGCGCCCCCGCCGCCATCGACAAACTCGCCGCCCAGCTCCACCCGGGGGCCACCACCCCGTGA
- a CDS encoding FecCD family ABC transporter permease, which translates to MSCRTPAPRRLLRYTLVLGALAALLAAAVLAALALGSVRIPPGQVLSILTGRADASPFRTIVLDVRLPRVLLGIVVGAGLAVIGTVLQALVRNQLADPFLLGVSSGASTGAVLVIVLGIGATLTTTVTIPAAAFAGALLSLLLVYTLARGGGGLTTNRLVLAGVAVSYVLSALTSLILVTSARADHLQEVLYWTLGGLGAARWDMLALPTVTLAAGTAVLLTLARPLDLLLMGEEGATVLGLDTARFRAAVFVLASLMTGALVAYSGAIGFVGLMVPHMARMAVGAAHRALLPVVALGGAVFLVLADLAARTLAAPQDIPVGVLTALTGGPFFLWMLRRRPEAAPA; encoded by the coding sequence GTGAGCTGCCGCACCCCCGCACCGCGGCGGCTCCTCCGCTACACCCTGGTGCTCGGCGCCCTCGCCGCGCTCCTCGCCGCCGCCGTGCTCGCCGCACTCGCCCTCGGCTCCGTCCGCATCCCGCCCGGCCAGGTCCTCTCCATCCTGACCGGGCGGGCGGACGCGAGCCCCTTCCGCACGATCGTCCTGGACGTCCGGCTGCCCCGGGTCCTGCTCGGCATCGTCGTCGGCGCCGGACTCGCCGTCATCGGCACCGTCCTCCAGGCCCTCGTACGCAACCAACTCGCCGACCCGTTCCTCCTCGGCGTCTCCTCCGGAGCCTCCACCGGCGCCGTCCTCGTCATCGTCCTCGGCATCGGAGCCACCCTCACCACCACCGTCACCATCCCCGCCGCGGCCTTCGCGGGCGCGCTGCTCTCGCTGCTCCTCGTCTACACCCTGGCGCGCGGAGGAGGCGGCCTCACCACCAACCGGCTCGTCCTCGCCGGAGTCGCCGTCTCGTACGTCCTCTCCGCCCTGACCAGCCTGATCCTGGTCACCTCCGCCCGCGCCGACCACCTCCAGGAAGTCCTCTACTGGACCCTCGGCGGCCTCGGCGCGGCCCGCTGGGACATGCTCGCGCTCCCCACGGTCACCCTGGCCGCCGGCACCGCCGTACTCCTCACCCTGGCCCGCCCGCTCGACCTCCTCCTGATGGGCGAGGAGGGCGCGACCGTCCTCGGCCTCGACACCGCCCGCTTCCGGGCCGCCGTCTTCGTCCTCGCCTCCCTCATGACCGGGGCGCTCGTCGCGTACAGCGGAGCGATCGGCTTCGTCGGGCTGATGGTCCCGCACATGGCCCGGATGGCCGTCGGCGCCGCGCACCGCGCCCTGCTCCCGGTCGTCGCCCTCGGCGGGGCGGTGTTCCTGGTCCTCGCCGACCTGGCCGCCCGGACGCTCGCCGCCCCGCAGGACATCCCGGTCGGCGTCCTCACCGCGCTGACCGGCGGCCCGTTCTTCCTCTGGATGCTCCGCCGCCGCCCCGAAGCAGCGCCCGCATGA
- a CDS encoding ABC transporter ATP-binding protein, protein MTTLRTEGLSYGVGEGRHLVDAVDLTAADGETVGLVGPNGSGKTTLLRCVYGTLRPTHGRVLLDGDDLATLPVKVRAQRIATVPQDGHAGFELTVGQVVAMGRAPHKRFWEADTAADTALVTEALARVGIAALEPRTFASLSGGERQRALVARALVQQPSLVVLDEPTNHLDIRYQLEVLSLVRDLGTTNLLALHDLNLAAYYCDRLYVLKDGGVVASGTPEEVLTAELLGDVYGVAAEVSTHPKTGAPTVVYLPEGLTKPSIST, encoded by the coding sequence GTGACCACCCTGCGCACCGAGGGCCTCTCGTACGGCGTCGGCGAGGGCCGCCACCTCGTCGACGCCGTCGACCTCACCGCCGCCGACGGCGAGACCGTCGGCCTCGTCGGCCCCAACGGCAGCGGCAAGACCACCCTCCTGCGCTGCGTCTACGGCACCCTGCGCCCCACCCACGGCCGGGTCCTCCTCGACGGCGACGACCTCGCCACCCTCCCCGTGAAGGTCCGCGCCCAGCGCATCGCCACCGTCCCGCAGGACGGCCACGCCGGCTTCGAGCTGACCGTCGGCCAGGTCGTCGCGATGGGCCGCGCCCCGCACAAACGGTTCTGGGAGGCGGACACCGCCGCCGACACCGCCCTGGTCACCGAGGCCCTCGCCCGGGTCGGCATCGCCGCCCTCGAACCCCGTACGTTCGCCTCCCTCTCCGGCGGCGAACGCCAGCGGGCCCTGGTCGCCCGCGCCCTGGTCCAGCAGCCGTCTCTCGTCGTCCTGGACGAGCCGACCAACCACCTGGACATCCGCTACCAGCTGGAGGTCCTCTCCCTGGTCCGCGACCTCGGCACCACCAACCTCCTCGCCCTGCACGACCTCAACCTCGCCGCGTACTACTGCGACCGCCTCTACGTCCTCAAGGACGGCGGCGTCGTCGCCTCCGGCACCCCGGAAGAGGTCCTCACGGCCGAACTGCTGGGCGACGTGTACGGCGTCGCCGCCGAGGTCAGCACCCACCCCAAGACCGGCGCACCCACGGTCGTCTACCTGCCGGAGGGGCTCACCAAGCCCTCCATTTCCACATAG
- a CDS encoding putative leader peptide: MVPHDVSNKTPGTLLVARLHVDLCRLASAICPARSLPVSRPA; the protein is encoded by the coding sequence ATGGTTCCCCATGACGTGAGCAACAAGACGCCGGGCACGCTGCTCGTAGCGCGGCTGCACGTCGACCTGTGCAGGCTCGCCAGCGCGATCTGTCCCGCCCGCAGCCTGCCCGTGAGCCGCCCGGCCTGA
- a CDS encoding MoaD/ThiS family protein, producing MAIEVRIPTILRTYTDGAKAVEGNGDTLADLFADLESRHTGIRERLVDGANGDQLRRFVNVYLNDEDVRFLDGITTKLSDGDNITILPAVAGGMR from the coding sequence ATGGCCATCGAGGTCCGCATCCCGACCATCCTCCGCACCTACACCGACGGCGCGAAGGCCGTCGAAGGCAACGGGGACACCCTCGCCGACCTCTTCGCCGACCTGGAGAGCCGCCACACCGGCATCCGTGAGCGACTCGTCGACGGCGCGAACGGCGACCAGCTCCGCCGCTTCGTGAACGTCTACCTCAACGACGAGGACGTCCGCTTCCTCGACGGCATCACCACCAAGCTCAGCGACGGCGACAACATCACCATCCTCCCGGCCGTCGCCGGCGGCATGCGCTGA
- a CDS encoding PLP-dependent cysteine synthase family protein, with protein MRYDSPLAAVGNTPLVRLPRLSPSEDVRIWAKLEDRNPTGSIKDRPALHMVEQAEKDGRLTPGCTILEPTSGNTGISLAMAAKLKGYRIVCVMPENTSQERRDLLAMWGAEIISSPAAGGSNTAVRVAKELSAEHPDWVMLYQYGNPDNAGAHYATTGPEILTDLPSITHFVAGLGTTGTLMGVGRYLRENRPGIQIVAAEPRYDDLVYGLRNLDEGFVPELYDASVLTTRFSVGSADAVTRTRELLQQEGIFAGVSTGAALHAAIGVGNKAVKAGESADIVFVVADGGWKYLSTGVYTAQTTEAAIETLQGQLWA; from the coding sequence ATGCGGTACGACTCCCCGCTGGCAGCCGTGGGCAACACACCTCTGGTGCGTCTGCCCCGGCTGTCCCCGTCCGAGGACGTCCGGATCTGGGCCAAACTGGAGGACCGCAACCCCACCGGCTCGATCAAGGACCGCCCCGCGCTCCACATGGTCGAGCAGGCCGAGAAGGACGGCCGGCTGACCCCCGGCTGCACCATCCTGGAGCCCACCAGCGGCAACACCGGCATCTCGCTCGCCATGGCGGCCAAGCTCAAGGGCTACCGCATCGTGTGCGTCATGCCGGAGAACACCTCCCAGGAGCGGCGCGACCTCCTCGCCATGTGGGGCGCCGAGATCATCTCCTCCCCGGCCGCGGGCGGCTCCAACACCGCCGTGCGCGTCGCGAAGGAGCTGTCGGCGGAGCACCCGGACTGGGTGATGCTCTACCAGTACGGCAACCCGGACAACGCGGGCGCCCACTACGCCACCACCGGACCCGAGATCCTCACCGACCTCCCGTCCATCACCCACTTCGTCGCGGGCCTCGGCACCACCGGCACCCTCATGGGCGTCGGCCGCTACCTCCGCGAGAACCGCCCCGGCATCCAGATCGTCGCCGCCGAACCGCGCTACGACGACCTGGTCTACGGCCTGCGCAACCTCGACGAGGGCTTCGTCCCCGAGCTCTACGACGCCTCGGTCCTCACCACCCGCTTCTCCGTGGGATCCGCCGACGCGGTCACCCGCACCCGCGAACTCCTCCAGCAGGAGGGCATCTTCGCGGGCGTCTCCACCGGCGCAGCCCTCCACGCGGCGATCGGCGTGGGCAACAAGGCGGTCAAGGCGGGGGAGAGCGCCGACATCGTCTTCGTCGTCGCGGACGGCGGCTGGAAGTACCTGTCGACGGGCGTCTACACGGCACAGACGACAGAAGCGGCGATCGAAACGCTTCAGGGCCAGCTCTGGGCGTGA
- a CDS encoding type II toxin-antitoxin system PemK/MazF family toxin, protein MNTFWWVALVAVVLLALVAAVVDGRGRSDRGPRSRRPRQPVGSTRPPSRPSGPSGPEGRGDGRTPRAGEVWWADVPYEDGPGSKDRPCLVISVRGRGRGRTALVAKITSRHHEERPGVIALPSGTVGDRQGRQSFLETDELREVRIAGFRRRVGTVDPGVWERVRGLGAG, encoded by the coding sequence ATGAACACGTTCTGGTGGGTGGCGCTGGTCGCCGTGGTTCTGCTGGCGCTCGTGGCCGCGGTGGTGGACGGCCGGGGGCGCTCGGACCGGGGGCCCCGCTCGCGCCGGCCCCGGCAGCCGGTGGGGTCGACCCGGCCGCCGTCCCGGCCCTCGGGCCCGTCGGGTCCGGAAGGCCGTGGGGACGGGCGTACCCCTCGGGCCGGCGAGGTGTGGTGGGCCGATGTGCCGTACGAGGACGGGCCCGGGTCGAAGGACCGGCCGTGTCTGGTGATCTCGGTACGGGGGCGGGGCCGGGGGCGCACGGCGCTGGTCGCTAAGATCACCAGCCGTCATCACGAGGAGCGGCCCGGGGTGATCGCGCTGCCCTCGGGGACGGTCGGGGACCGGCAGGGGCGGCAGAGCTTCCTGGAGACGGACGAGCTGCGGGAGGTCCGGATCGCCGGGTTCCGGCGGCGGGTGGGGACGGTGGATCCGGGGGTGTGGGAGCGGGTGCGCGGGCTGGGGGCGGGGTGA
- a CDS encoding MBL fold metallo-hydrolase, translating into MKLTVVGCSGSFPSTGSACSSYLVEADGFRLLLDMGNGALGELQRHVGLYDLDAIFLSHLHADHCIDMCAYFVVRYYRHDGARPVPLPVYGPEGTEHRLTAAHGDTPSDRAMSEVFDFHTLKSQSFEIGPFSVRTEKLRHPVDTFGIRVEHGGSVLAYSGDTGTCEALEELARDADLFLCEASFVDGKEDIPDLHLNGREAGEAAARAGARRLVLTHIPPWTDADRNAADARAAYPGPVELAAPGAVYEL; encoded by the coding sequence ATGAAGCTCACCGTCGTCGGCTGCTCCGGCTCGTTCCCCTCCACGGGTTCGGCATGCTCGAGCTACCTCGTAGAGGCCGACGGCTTCCGGCTGCTCCTCGACATGGGCAACGGCGCCCTCGGCGAGTTGCAGCGCCACGTCGGTCTCTACGACCTCGACGCGATCTTCCTCAGCCATCTGCACGCCGACCACTGCATCGACATGTGCGCGTATTTCGTCGTGCGCTACTACCGCCACGACGGCGCCCGCCCCGTCCCCCTCCCGGTCTACGGCCCCGAGGGCACCGAGCATCGTCTGACCGCCGCCCACGGGGACACCCCCTCCGACCGGGCGATGAGCGAGGTCTTCGACTTCCACACCCTCAAGTCCCAGTCCTTCGAGATCGGCCCCTTCTCGGTCCGCACGGAGAAGCTCCGCCACCCCGTCGACACCTTCGGCATCCGGGTCGAGCACGGCGGCTCCGTCCTCGCCTACTCCGGCGACACGGGAACCTGCGAGGCGCTGGAGGAGCTGGCCCGGGACGCGGACCTGTTCCTCTGCGAGGCGTCGTTCGTCGACGGCAAGGAGGACATCCCGGACCTGCACCTCAACGGCCGCGAGGCCGGTGAGGCGGCGGCCCGCGCCGGAGCACGCCGGCTCGTCCTCACCCACATCCCGCCGTGGACCGACGCCGACCGCAACGCCGCCGACGCCCGTGCGGCCTACCCGGGCCCGGTGGAACTGGCGGCCCCGGGCGCGGTGTACGAGCTCTGA